The stretch of DNA AAGGCCATCTACCACACCCTGAACCTGTTCAATGTGGATCTGGGCAGCAAGTGCCTGATCGGCGAGGCCTGGGTGCCCaagcgggagctggagctggtagAGACGGCGCTCGCCGCGGGATCCGCCACCGTGGGCAGCACCATCCCCTCGTTTATCAACGTGCTGGACACCAAGAAGGAGCCGCCCACCTACTACAGGCTCAACAAGTTCACGCGCGGCTTCCAGAACCTGATCGACGCCTACGGCATTAGCAGCTATCGGGAGGTAAACCCTGGCCTGTACACCTGCATCACGTTCCCCTTTCTGTTCGCGGTGATGTTCGGCGACATGGGCCACGGCACCATCCTGTTCCTGCTGGGCCTGTGGATGGTCCTGGACGAGCGACGCCTCACCAAGAAGCGGGGCGGAGAGATCTGGAACATCTTCTTCGCGGGTCGCTACATTATCCTCCTCATGGGACTGTTTGCCATCTACACGGGCTTCCACTACAACGACATCTTCTCGAAGTCGATAAATGTGTTTGGCTCCCACTGGGTGAACGTCTACAATCGGACCACCGTGCTGACCAATCCCACGCTGCAGCTGAACCCCTCGGTGGCCACGCGCGGCGTCTACCCCATGGGCCTCGATCCCGTGTGGCAGTCGGCCTCGAACAAGATCATCTTCCTCAACACCTACAAGATGAAGCTCTCGATCATCTTCGGGGTGCTGCACATGACCTTTGGCGTCTGCATGTCCGTGGAGAACTTTGTGTTCTTCAAGAAGTATGCGTACATCTTCCTGCAGTTCGTGCCGCAGgtgctcttcctgctgctgatgttcgGCTACATGTGCTTCATGATGTTCTACAAGTGGATCAAGTAcagccccaccaccaccgtcCTGGCCGACTCTCCGGGCTGTGCTCCCTCCGTGCTGATCATGTTCATCGACATGGTGCTGTTCAAGACCGAAACCGCTTCACCGGGCTGCGAAGTCAACATGTTCCCCATTCAGCGGGAGATTGAAATGATTTTCTTCGCCGTGGCCATTGTCTGCATTCCTTGGATCCTCATCGGCAAGCCTCTCTACATTAAGTGGCATCGCAGGAACATGGTGAGCGGGGTGCACTTCTGCTAGAAGAGTTTTATATCATTGAATGCCATTTTTCAGCCCGCTCAACCCGTGGTGGAGGTCGATGAAGTCGTGGAAAAGATCGAGGTTACCGGCAAGGAAGTTATCATCACGGAAGTGGCCGAGGCGCACGAGTCAGGCGGCCATagcgaggaggatgacgagcCCATGAGCGAGATCTGGATCCATCAGGCCATCCACACCATTGAGTACATTCTGAGTACCATCTCCCACACGGCCTCCTATCTGCGTCTGTGGGCGTTGTCCCTGGCCCACGCTCGTAAGTCACATCAAATCTCTATCCCCAGTTCGAGTTCTACAATTTGTTCTCCTTGCAGAGCTCTCTGAGGTGCTGTGGACCATGGTGTTGTCGATGGGCCTGCAAATGGAGGGCTATACCGGCGCCATTGGGCTGTTCTTCATCTTTGCCGTCTGGGAGTTCTTCACCATTGCCATCATGGTGATGATGGAGGGTCTGTCCGCCTTCCTGCACACTCTGCGCCTGCATTGGGTGGAGTTCATGAGTAAGTTCTATGCGGGCGCAGGCTATGCATTCCAGCCCTTCAGCTTCAAGGAACTACTGACCGTGGTCGATGAGGACTAGAGAGGGAAATGTAACTCCAATTTAAGTGGGTGCCAGGCCCAATAATAAACAAAGCATTGTAGACATTTTtgggtatttatttattaccaacaataattgtaattaattcgTGCGTATTTTATGGTCTGAACGAGAGTCTTCATTCAGTCGCTTAGCATTTACCATTACCATTTTCaaagccatggccatgtcctCTAATTGAATCGCTCAAACGGCAATCGATTGAATTAACTTACCAAAAGGCACCAAAATAATTACTTACTTCTTTCAATGGAAATCAAAGCCAACCATTGATCCGTGTGTTTGgctgaaaaaattaaatggaaaatggtgCCCCTTCCCCGACAATCCCCACCCAGACTTTCGCCCCCGAACCTAACGATTTGAATTGTGCTTCCAAGTGGTCGGGATGGGACGTGTGTGGACGTTGGGGTCATTGAAAGGGCCAAACATGAAACGAGTATTATTGAttaatgtaataataataatcataaatttttatttggttttacTTGGTTGGTTTGCTTGACATGTAAATGCTGCTAGTgaattatatattttgattttagcttgaataaattgtttaaatgtaTAATATACACATATCTGTATGCATATCTTTATggattgatttatttaaactGGTAGACGACGAAAAAGTGTTGATAATATTTGCCACTGTACgcatttgttgccattgtggGCTGctatatatatttgcatattgatTAATCGAATTTGTAAGTGTAGAGCggaaaaaaaatagttttagcaactctttgttgttgtttctgtgatGCACGATGGCTGGAGCAGGACTGGGCACCAGATTCTGGACTCCTCCAGGTCCAGCTCTGCAGCACACACTCCAAACGCCGGAGCCGGTGCAGCGCTCTTCTCTGCCCCTCAATTAGCCGTTTTTAATGatgtataaaaatactttGTGTATGCTTACGGGCACATACTTATGTAGGGGGAGtaaagatttaaaaaaaaatccagCTAGCTACGCTCTAGAATgtaattttcttttggtttctgctggcttcactttgatttggtttttgttttgttttttgttttttttttatataatttcatatttattacatttttggtACATAAATCTGTGTGTAGTAGTGATTTGCCTTAACATCTgtgctgttcttgttgtagttgttgtggttgattctgttgctgttttcttgtgtgtttttgtgtgtgttttttctgtaGTTTATTGGCTTAAAGTGTCGCAACTAAATCAACgtaaaactaaataaaattatcATCCTgcgcacatacacatacatatccGATTTActcacaaatatgtatgtatatgtatatagcacacacacacacatgcatacgagTACAACGAAACAGAGCACGAAACTTAAAAATTAGGAAATcaattatgtaaaatgtaagcaCTAAAGCTAAGggataaaattaaatttgtaggGGCGTAAAGGGTTAACTAGAAataattttatacattttgtgcTTTGGACCGAAAGAtaacaattttgaataaatctataacaaaaatcttttctccctaaataaaatgtgcaaaaggGGCAGGCAACCTTCGCCAAAATGTTGCCTCTCCCTtgccatgtttttttttcattttttattttttatttctttatgtaAAGTTTTGTGCCGAAAATATCACATTGAATTTTATACATGttatattttgtgttattatagcttgtttgtttgcctatttagtttttagttgtgTGCCGAAACATCAATTTTGTCTAtcacaaaatgtttaaaattaattacttttGCCGTCTCTGCGGGGACGTTTTGGTTAATGTAAAGGTATCCAAGAAGCCAGGAAAATCGTTAattataaattgaaaattacaaCGAAACATGTACCAATTGAGCAGACCGTTGCAGAATTctaaaaacataatttttatagcgttttttatatatttttttgtttagttttatcATTTGTGATATGATGAATTTCCTTTTTACTCATTTAGCTTCCATTTGTAATGCTCTAAGCTAGTTTCCTTTCTCATTTAGAAATAGTTTTGTGTACTTTTAACTAAATAAACATTTGaccataaatataaacaaagcttaacaacaaaaagtgaggTGGTTCAAGTGGTTCAACCTAAGCCTAAAGAACTTAAACttaaaatcagaaaatttaAAGGGAggggaacacaaaaaaagtattaaaaaaatgaCAGAGGATAACTTTGGGGGGGGACCTTTAAACGCTAGACAATCGGAAAAGATTGAAACAATATGTTGTGTGTACGTAAGTGCTAACGATTACATATgactaaaaataaagcaatcAACAATAAAACTGAAATGCATTTGAGGTATATGAAAATTTCTTTGTAGTTGGTTGAGTAGCCCCCAGCGCAGATCGCAATACTCCGCGGAACAAACTCGTATTTGATAatcaaaattacatttaaacgTATAAAATAAGAGTAAGAACTAAGCTCTAATGTGACCTTTATATATGAGTAgtagtttgttgttgctgttgttgttgttgtgggtgtgggtgtgggtgacTGTGGTAGTGTTCTCCCTTCCTCGTAatcatcatcttcattattattaatagTTTACTACTTTTAGTTAGGAAACAACATTTAGAAACCTTAAAGTTGGCTTGTTGTTGGCTCTACTCGAAACCCCCACACATTCGTAAAAGTACTTTTAGCTTCgggtggggttgggttgggggggGTGGAACAACTAAactcctccctctccctcccttaGTTAGCAACTGAAACCTTTCCTGGTTGATGTAGCATGCCTGACATTGTTTAGTTATACACATTTATATAGCCTGGATATTttcgtatatgtatattactCGTATAAGTTGATGGGATCATTGAATCTTTCGAATAACTATAGTTAGTGTTAGCTCTATCGCCTATTATGTTTATGCGTAGCGTGGCCAGCCGTGGGATTTCCTGGTTAGTGTTTTAGCATCTTCGGTTCTACTTGTTTGGGTTATTGCTTGGGTAGCTCGGATGGGTCAGACGACTAAatgcaagaagagagagagaagttcTCTGTAAAAAGTGAGACAGCAGCGTTCTCTACACGTATCTGTCGCGctgtttgtatctgtatctatggaTGCTGTTGTAGTaatcctcctgctgttgctgctgctgctgttgtcgttcCTCTGGGTGATGCTGGCGTTGTGGGTAATAGTTGATGGCTTGGCCCGGCTGTTGGCCCCGGCCACGCCCTTAAATGGACGAATTCAGCTTGAGCAGACGATCCGGATGCTTGACGCGCAGATGCGAACGCAACGTGTCGATCCGACTGTAGGTGGCCGGACAGTATGGGCACATGGACCGCTGTGCggtgtgggagtggaagtgaTGCCAGCGATTGGTTACCTCCTTGCCGCAGGAGCGGCAGCGCCACATGGTGCCGGGATCGCGGGACGGCGTGAACATGTTGTGATAGGACATGGTGTGATGTGAGTTGTGGCCGCCAGCGCCGCCGGCGCCAGTCGGTGTGGAGGCGCCTCCCAGCgcggcagccgctgcctgGGCCGCGCTGTATGCGTGCGCGGGCGGTGTGCCGCCGGGATTGCTGTGGCCATTGCCGGCGGCGCGTATGTAGTGCAGCGGATGGTATTCGCTCTTAAGGGCCGCCGACAGGTGCATGCCGAAGacgggcggcggcggcgaggCCGACGAGGAGGTCGAGAGCGGTGTCGAGAGGTGGTTCCGTGCGCTGGTGCCTGTGGTCGAgaacgagaaagagaagaacagacacacaacagCCCGTCGAGCGGGACGAAAATCAGCCCAGAGAAATagatttcggttttttttttttgtttttttcaatttttggtttttggtacGTATAATAGACAGAGATAGgagagtgtgagagtgagtgtgtaagagagagagagagagagagagagagagagcgagagcgagcgagacagaCTGGTagatagacagagagggaggacATATGGCATAAGACAGAGATagaatttcccttttttgtgagcaaaaaaaaattaatattcttAGGcggcaaaataaaaaaaaatataatctcaaactaaataaaatactaaggaaaaaaaagaagaaaactcaaacaaatGTGGATAAGACTACGATCAAGCAACTTAAGTCAacgcaaaaatatacaatcaagatttatgtgtgtatgtgtggctaACAGAACACAAACTAACGGGCGGGGGGGAGAACTCAAGAACATTTCGCTTTGGATCCTACATATCGCATGGGAGCAGTTCCGAGTGTCCCTTCAGCATATTCCAGCGTGcaagtgaaatatttgtttcgtttctttgttttaaatataattcatCATTTACCTCATTTATTTAAGGCTTCCTTTAAATATTAAGCGTTTATATTAGATCAATGGACAAACAGTGCGCTgcaaaagtaggcaacagtATTTAATGTGAAAGTGTTTTTAAACaacccaaaaatattttattttcttcggTAGATTTGTCCAACTGCTGATTAGTTTTCCACTCGCActgttttctctctttttggttgtttgcttttaactTATAAAATGCCTCCGTTTTGTTCCTGCAGAATCCATTTTTAGTtggtctttttttttaattgtatacaaatgaaattagtCACAATCGGCGCATACATAGAGGTGTTTTGATATATTCATGATAATATATTCTGTTTTATAGGTACAAATAGatgtatatatttgttgtaGCACAAAAGGTAATAAACAGTTCTGGTACGAGTAGAACAAAAAGTCTCTAAGGGCTTTTTGCTGTTCTTAAAGTCTTCTCTTTCGCACATTTCTTTCGGTATTTTTAactcttatttattttctttctttttttttgggtgtaaCTCGTTTGTGCGAagatttaattgtttttggcttaaaaCTTAACCAATTATGGGCTGAAACTCAAAGTAAAATTGCATACATAATAAAtctacaaatacatatatttagttcataaaaataaaaaatattcgTTAAAGTTAAAAAGAGGttaacaaattcaaattagaaaaattcaaaaaaaaaaacaggaaattGGGCCGAGGTTTGAAAAttttctgtgtatgtgtgtgtgtgcgtactttcgcgcatgtgtgtgtgtgtgcatatgtatggataTATTCTTAGACTCTAGATGGGCACCCCTAACAGATTTTGGAAGCACAATTCAAAGCGCACAGCAGAAGAACAGGATTTCGGAGTCAGAGgatcaaaaataataaagaaaaaagtgatcaccattttcgttttgtttccataaaattcaatttatttgatttagttttgatttttgtttcatttgtttgttatattttttgtattcttcttGGGGTGTTCTGTCTGTTTgggtgtgtcagtgtgtgtgggtgtattatatgtgtgtatgtagttGTGATTGGTTCATCTGACTTCagttatatttttgtttatttttatatatatttttattacgGTTTATTCTGGGGTTtagtaatttaatttcaatttttgtttcattgaaAGGCTGCCATAATGGATAGaatgtttattaaaaatcgttttaaaaaatattgtaatatatatttatgtataaattgtaACAAATGCTGCAAGCATTCTCTGGACTTGCTTCAATTTGCTTAACGTTAATTAATCTGATTTCATTtatgtattcattttttttctgcacttttgctttgtatttattttgttgctgcggcggcggctgctgcttttcttgttgtatataaataaaactaaaaatagtttgtattgcatttattaatacaaaaattagATTAAACTAGGTTTTACATTGAAACTAGCAcgtcattaaaattaatggtTCGAACAACTCTTCATCGACTGCAAAATGCtgttaaaaattgtttaaacgaAATCAAAGTCAACTTCTAAATCGAAAttcaaacaacagaaaatcaTAGAAAGAGAGGATTCAAAATGTTTCAGGGGcaccaaaataaatatgctaatgtttgtgtgtgtgtgtgggtgtgtgtgagttttgatttgatgtgtgtgtgtgtgtgtgtgtggtctctgtgtgtttttctgaTAATTTGATAGGCTTTATGACATTTATTGTAAATAGACACAGAAACTGTACGCGAAAAAGTTCTCAATTAACTAGCTGCTCTTCTGCCTCTGGTTTTCCACTATATcgtttgtatatttatttataatcatATTCATGGTGATATGCTAACATTTATTTAGTGTTTAAGCGGCGTCTGCACCATGCATCCTcctatttttatgcattttgaaTGCACGGCGTGGGCACCGCTTACCgctttacatttatttacaattaaatctcttttttttgtgtgtttgtttgttttgttttttataattGTTTGTCATAATTCAAATGGTTTGCTTTTACTTCCTTCCTTGCACCTTTCCTTAAACGAAAACTAGTCATATTGCACATACGATACGATTCGGAGAgagctctctggctgctctcCTACTTGCTCCCTTCCCTACTACTCGCTACTATTACACGCTTCCATCTTGGGGTATACTTTATCGTTCCTTTCTCGTCGTTCCGTCTCTACTCGTCGCTTTAAAGTATATTTGGATTTAGCACCATTTTGCATACCACACAAATTAAAGATTATGATTTTATGATTACTTAACGAACGTTTTTTAAAAAAACTTCTCTcagcttcttctcctgcttaattaacataatttcaatttgtaatgtgtgtatgtgtgtgtgtgtgtttgtgtgtgtttgttggtgtgCGTATGTTTAGTTTTACTATAGTTATCACATCATATATAGATAAATTTcttaaatttttgttgtcgtttaaCATAACAGcgttaaaaataaacattaaacaaacatTAAGTCGGGGGCAGTATTTGATGTAgcattattaataataataatagtaataataatataattactAAACATTTCATGTTAAGAAgtagaacaaataaatattatgaatatgtgtgtgtatatataaatatatatataactagaaatatatatttatttttcatagaTTTATGCATTAATTCTTTAGGCAATTagatgtttgtttttttgcatgtatgtgtgggtgtgtgtgattgtgtgtgtgtgtgcgcgcacCAATATCGGGGGATTTGGCAATCaatgtacaacaacaaattacaaaaaaaattaaaactagcAGAAATCGTGGGAGAATCATCAATCATATATTTACACggtgaaaaaaaagagtctgcaaaacagaaattctgtatgtctgtctgtatattgtatgtagagactgtagctgtatctgaaccaccatcatcatcgttaTCATCGCTAACTACTCCGTATAATACAACCGTTTTGGGATCAATCAGCTCTGGCGCCACAGTTCGAGACTCGCAGAATGGTTAGTTCGGGCGGCGGTTggtgttataaataaattaacattaGTTTAGCATTTATAATCAATGAATTAGTTTAGTTTTAAAACTGCTTGCCTTAGATTAGGTGTCTTCAAAGTCAACTAACTCGGAACAAACGCACAGATTTGTacagataaatatttttgttgcagctaAATATCgattaaattccatttccatatccGTTTCATTCTATTTTACAGTTCTCtttatgtgcgtgtgtgtgtgtgtgtgtgtgtgtgtgtgtgtgtgtattggcTAAGTGTAACACATCGAAACGACATCCACTAGATCGTAGATCCActagatatatttatttaaaaacaattagaTGTTTAGCAGCACAGAAATCtcttgtacgagtatgtaaaaTGTCTTCAATGTTCGGCAATGCTTGGCTCCTACTCGAAACTCCTCCCGGAGCTACTTCCGTGGTGGGTGTCTATATGTTAGGTGTGTACATAGTGGGGCAGGTGCACATATCAGTgttaaatgcaacaacaaacaggtGCGTAGAGAGTGCAGCCAAAAAGGAGTTGGCACTAACACCAAAAAagatttgcttttttttttgttttttggcacaAGAGTCTGTCCTGACAGGTCCAACAATTTACAGTCAGTAATTCGTAAATTTCTATGAGTAGATCTTGAAATACatttaagtttaagtttagAGTTTAATATTTG from Drosophila subobscura isolate 14011-0131.10 chromosome O, UCBerk_Dsub_1.0, whole genome shotgun sequence encodes:
- the LOC117897050 gene encoding V-type proton ATPase 116 kDa subunit a, encoding MSKWWSFGSKQETDSIFRSEVMSLVQMFLQPEAAYDTIAELGEVGCAQFRDMNKGVNAQQRKFIGEVRRCDELERKIRYVTAELEKDGHKVLDLMDDFPPAPKPRDIIELETHLEKTETEIMELAANNINLGTSYLELTEMIQVLERTDQFFSNQESHNFDLNKRGTHRDPEQTNGHLGFVAGVINREREYAFERMLWRISRGNVFVRRAEVDVPLTDPRTGSVLHKSVFVVFFQGDQLQARIRKVCTGFHAHMYPCPSSHSERMDMVKSVRTRLDDLKAIIGQTEDHRNCVLKAVGKQLPKWTAMVKKMKAIYHTLNLFNVDLGSKCLIGEAWVPKRELELVETALAAGSATVGSTIPSFINVLDTKKEPPTYYRLNKFTRGFQNLIDAYGISSYREVNPGLYTCITFPFLFAVMFGDMGHGTILFLLGLWMVLDERRLTKKRGGEIWNIFFAGRYIILLMGLFAIYTGFHYNDIFSKSINVFGSHWVNVYNRTTVLTNPTLQLNPSVATRGVYPMGLDPVWQSASNKIIFLNTYKMKLSIIFGVLHMTFGVCMSVENFVFFKKYAYIFLQFVPQVLFLLLMFGYMCFMMFYKWIKYSPTTTVLADSPGCAPSVLIMFIDMVLFKTETASPGCEVNMFPIQREIEMIFFAVAIVCIPWILIGKPLYIKWHRRNMPAQPVVEVDEVVEKIEVTGKEVIITEVAEAHESGGHSEEDDEPMSEIWIHQAIHTIEYILSTISHTASYLRLWALSLAHAQLSEVLWTMVLSMGLQMEGYTGAIGLFFIFAVWEFFTIAIMVMMEGLSAFLHTLRLHWVEFMSKFYAGAGYAFQPFSFKELLTVVDED